Proteins from a genomic interval of Oncorhynchus kisutch isolate 150728-3 linkage group LG28, Okis_V2, whole genome shotgun sequence:
- the ets2 gene encoding protein C-ets-2, which yields MCDLSMDKVAPLSTGYRSSLKRQAAFDLFEDPMSLFSGYFLPSDDEQSFQEVPSGFNCVSHDMGPCSVPLLTPCSKAVMSQALKDSFSGFSKVQRCCGISNNPHKWTKQHVMQWLHWAASEFSLANVHFFKFDMNGQELCDLGKESFLDLAPDFVGDILWEHLDQMMKECREREESKSLSSVVPSVTNWMSSVGFSLEETQCALQVPDNSGSLLRELFETADKTTLLTRDQEFSMFSKPQLSTVNVSYLRSNPDAGQLCKAFSPQDQSLCSLESMDSFEGPESMLQSWGSQSSLADNQRVPSHDSFEDECNSSTLSLGNQGLSFKDYVQERNEPVELGKPVIPAAVLAGFTGSGPIQLWQFLLELLTDKSCQAIISWTGDGWEFKLTDPDEVARRWGRRKNKPKMNYEKLSRGLRYYYDKNIIHKTSGKRYVYRFVCDLQNLLGYSAEELHIMLGVQPDTED from the exons ATGTGTGACCTCAGCATGGACAAAGTGGCCCCCTTGTCCACTGGCTATCGCTCCAGCCTCAAG CGGCAGGCAGCGTTCGATCTTTTTGAAGATCCCATGTCTCTGTTCTCGGGATACTTCCTCCCCTCAGACGATGAGCAGTCTTTTCAGGAGGTGCCCTCTGGCTTCAACTGTGTCTCACATG ACATGGGCCCTTGCTCTGTTCCACTTTTGACCCCGTGCAGTAAGGCAGTGATGAGTCAGGCCTTGAAGGACAGCTTCAGTGGCTTCTCCAAGGTCCAACGCTGCTGTGGCATCTCCAACA ACCCCCATAAGTGGACCAAGCAGCACGTGATGCAGTGGCTCCACTGGGCAGCCAGTGAGTTCAGCCTGGCCAACGTCCACTTCTTTAAGTTTGACATGAACGGCCAGGAGCTGTGTGACCTGGGCAAGGAGAGCTTCCTGGACCTGGCCCCAGACTTTGTGGGCGACATCCTGTGGGAGCACCTGGACCAGATGATGAAAG AATGTCGAGAGAGAGAAGAATCCAAAAGCCTCAGCAGTGTTGTGCCCTCAGTAACCAACTGGATGAGCTCTGTCG GCTTCAGTCTGGAGGAGACCCAGTGTGCCCTGCAGGTGCCTGACAACAGCGGTAGTCTGCTGAGAGAACTGTTTGAGACTGCGGACAAGACTACCCTGCTGACCCGAGATCAGGAGTTCTCCATGTTCTCTAAGCCCCAACTGAGCACGGTCAATGTCAGCTACCTCAGGAGCAACCCAGACGCAGGGCAACTCTGCAAAGCCT TCTCGCCCCAGGACCAGAGTTTGTGTTCATTGGAGAGCATGGACAGCTTTGAGGGGCCAGAGTCCATGCTGCAATCCTGGGGTAGCCAGTCTTCCCTGGCGGACAACCAGAGGGTGCCGTCCCACGACAGCTTTGAGGACGAGTGCAACAGCAGCACCCTGAGCCTGGGGAATCAGGGCCTATCCTTCAAGGACTACGTCCAGGAGAGGAACGAGCCTGTGGAACTGGGAAAGCCTGTCATACCTGCTGCCGTGCTGGCTGGCTTCACTG GAAGCGGTCCTATCCAGCTGTGGCAGTTCCTGCTGGAGCTCCTGACTGATAAGAGTTGTCAGGCCATCATCAGCTGGACCGGAGACGGCTGGGAGTTCAAACTCACTGACCCAGATGAG gTGGCTAGACGCTGGGGCCGCAGGAAGAACAAGCCCAAGATGAACTACGAGAAGCTGAGCCGTGGCCTGCGATACTACTACGACAAGAACATCATCCACAAGACCTCGGGCAAGCGATACGTCTACCGCTTCGTCTGTGACTTGCAGAATCTTCTGGGCTACTCGGCTGAAGAGCTCCACATCATGCTAGGGGTCCAGCCTGACACTGAGGATTGA